The proteins below are encoded in one region of Rhizobacter sp.:
- a CDS encoding Lrp/AsnC family transcriptional regulator: MTSSPLDATDRALLALLRENARTPVAELARALKLSRTTVQSRIARLERQRVVVGYTVVVPDAAEAALVRAHIFITVAPRQSGAIEQALRRIRELRVLQSVSGPFDLIALVAAHSIGELDALIDRIGALDGVERTTSAIVLSTRIER, translated from the coding sequence ATGACCAGCTCCCCCCTCGATGCCACCGACCGCGCCCTGCTTGCCCTGCTGCGCGAGAACGCCCGCACGCCGGTGGCCGAGCTGGCTCGCGCGCTCAAGCTCTCGCGCACCACGGTGCAAAGCCGCATCGCGCGGCTGGAGCGGCAGCGGGTGGTGGTGGGCTACACCGTGGTGGTGCCCGATGCGGCCGAGGCCGCGCTGGTGCGCGCTCACATCTTCATCACCGTGGCGCCCCGCCAGAGCGGGGCCATCGAGCAGGCACTGCGGCGCATTCGCGAGCTGCGGGTGCTGCAGTCGGTCAGCGGGCCCTTCGACCTCATCGCGTTGGTGGCGGCGCATTCCATCGGCGAGCTCGATGCGCTGATCGACCGCATCGGCGCGCTTGACGGCGTGGAGCGCACCACTTCGGCCATCGTGCTGTCGACGCGGATCGAGCGTTAG
- a CDS encoding saccharopine dehydrogenase family protein: MPTHSILVIGGGKIGSVVAALLAQSAGPLRYQVTVADRSAEALAELKRETPHADLDALVLDVHDPAQLRAALHGKFAVLSAAPYHLTVKVAEAARAAGVHYLDLTEDVASTRRIRELAEGATSAFIPQCGLAPGFISIVAADLARRFERLDSVRMRVGALPAYPSNALNYNLTWSTEGVINEYCEPCEAIVDGRLTSVPALEEREEFSLDGVLYEAFNTSGGLGTLCESLAGQVRTLNYRTIRYPGHAAIMKALLHDLRLKDRREVLKDILENALPATLQDVVIVFVTVSGLRDGHLQQETYARKIYSQVLGGRLRSAIQVTTASSLCAMLDLLAEGRLPQQGFVRQEDLRLDDFLANRHGRVYANETVARAA; the protein is encoded by the coding sequence ATGCCCACCCATTCCATCCTCGTCATCGGCGGCGGCAAGATCGGCTCGGTGGTCGCCGCACTGCTGGCCCAGTCGGCCGGCCCCTTGCGTTACCAAGTGACGGTGGCCGACCGCTCGGCCGAGGCCTTGGCCGAGTTGAAGCGCGAAACGCCCCACGCCGACCTCGACGCCCTGGTGCTCGACGTGCACGACCCCGCCCAGCTGCGTGCGGCGCTGCACGGCAAGTTCGCGGTGCTCAGCGCCGCGCCCTACCACCTGACGGTGAAGGTGGCCGAGGCCGCGCGTGCCGCGGGCGTGCACTACCTCGACCTCACCGAAGACGTGGCCAGCACCCGCCGCATCCGCGAGCTGGCCGAGGGGGCGACGAGCGCCTTCATCCCGCAGTGCGGCCTCGCGCCCGGCTTCATCTCCATCGTGGCCGCCGATCTCGCCCGCCGCTTCGAGCGCCTCGACAGCGTGCGCATGCGCGTGGGCGCCCTGCCCGCCTACCCGAGCAACGCCCTCAACTACAACCTGACCTGGAGCACCGAAGGCGTCATCAACGAGTACTGCGAGCCCTGCGAGGCCATCGTCGACGGCCGCCTCACGAGCGTACCGGCGCTCGAGGAGCGCGAGGAATTCTCGCTCGACGGCGTGCTCTACGAAGCCTTCAACACCTCGGGCGGCCTGGGCACGCTGTGCGAATCCTTGGCGGGCCAGGTGCGCACGCTCAACTACCGCACCATCCGCTACCCCGGCCATGCGGCCATCATGAAAGCGCTGCTGCACGACCTGCGCCTGAAAGACCGGCGCGAGGTGCTGAAAGACATCCTCGAAAACGCCCTGCCCGCCACGCTGCAAGACGTGGTCATCGTCTTCGTGACCGTGAGCGGCCTGCGCGACGGCCACCTGCAGCAAGAGACTTATGCCCGCAAGATCTACAGCCAGGTGCTGGGCGGCCGCTTGCGCAGCGCCATCCAGGTGACGACCGCGAGCAGCCTGTGCGCCATGCTCGACCTGCTGGCCGAAGGCCGGCTGCCGCAGCAGGGTTTCGTGCGGCAGGAGGATCTGCGGCTCGACGACTTCCTCGCCAACCGCCACGGCCGCGTCTACGCCAACGAGACCGTGGCGCGCGCCGCCTGA
- a CDS encoding DUF3391 domain-containing protein — MKEVPTPTLIDVAQLRIGMFVHLDGGWMSHPFPLSSFKIGSAAQIATIRSLGKQRVRWSPEKSDPAAVESLTHPGPAEDPSVPDTVPAEAHVAPITESAEAQARRRQREALLAQREALQLCEAQFAEATTACKRASEIVLTQPQVAREQTEALAQAFVDKMIGQQDMCIRLLTEAAGDKASLHAVNVAVISLLMGKTFGLSAQEMVDLGVGSMLHDIGKIELPERVRHREEHFTPAENQFYQEHVAHGVTIAKKMGLAAGATLVIAQHHEHADGSGFPLRLNSDRMTIAARIVSLINRYDNMCNPHVPSRALTPHEALSLLFAQGKNRYDTAILGGFIKMMGVYPPGSVVQLTDDRYAMVVSVNSSRPLKPRVMVHEPRVPRDEALLLNLETEPRLGIRRSLKPQQLPTESLDYLSPRTRVAYFFEPYAAPLEEAA; from the coding sequence ATGAAAGAAGTACCTACACCCACACTGATCGACGTGGCCCAGCTGCGCATCGGGATGTTTGTGCATCTCGATGGTGGATGGATGTCGCACCCGTTTCCCCTGAGCAGCTTCAAGATCGGCTCGGCGGCCCAGATCGCGACCATCCGTTCCCTCGGCAAGCAGCGCGTGCGCTGGAGCCCGGAGAAGAGCGACCCCGCGGCCGTCGAAAGCCTCACCCACCCCGGCCCGGCCGAAGACCCGTCGGTGCCCGACACCGTGCCCGCCGAAGCGCACGTGGCCCCCATCACCGAAAGCGCCGAAGCGCAGGCGCGCCGCCGACAGCGCGAAGCCCTGCTGGCGCAGCGCGAGGCGCTGCAGCTGTGCGAGGCCCAGTTCGCCGAAGCGACGACGGCCTGCAAGCGGGCGTCGGAGATCGTGCTCACGCAGCCGCAGGTGGCGCGCGAGCAGACCGAGGCGCTGGCCCAGGCCTTCGTCGACAAGATGATCGGCCAGCAGGACATGTGCATCCGCCTGCTCACCGAAGCCGCAGGCGACAAGGCCTCGCTGCATGCCGTCAACGTGGCGGTGATCTCGCTGCTGATGGGCAAGACCTTCGGCCTGTCGGCCCAGGAGATGGTCGACCTGGGCGTGGGCTCGATGCTGCACGACATCGGCAAGATCGAGCTGCCCGAGCGGGTGCGCCACCGCGAAGAGCACTTCACCCCGGCCGAGAACCAGTTCTATCAAGAGCACGTGGCCCACGGCGTGACCATCGCCAAGAAGATGGGCTTGGCCGCCGGCGCCACGCTCGTGATCGCCCAGCACCATGAGCATGCCGACGGCAGCGGCTTCCCGCTGCGCCTGAACAGCGACCGCATGACGATCGCCGCGCGCATCGTCTCGCTCATCAACCGCTACGACAACATGTGCAACCCGCACGTGCCCTCGCGTGCGCTCACGCCGCACGAGGCGCTGTCGCTACTGTTTGCTCAGGGAAAAAACCGCTACGACACCGCCATCCTCGGGGGCTTCATCAAGATGATGGGCGTGTACCCGCCAGGCTCGGTGGTGCAACTCACCGACGACCGTTATGCGATGGTCGTCTCGGTCAACTCCTCGCGCCCGCTCAAGCCGCGCGTGATGGTGCACGAGCCGCGGGTGCCGCGCGACGAAGCGCTGCTGCTCAACCTGGAGACCGAGCCGCGCCTGGGCATCCGCCGCAGCCTGAAGCCGCAGCAGCTGCCGACCGAGTCGCTCGACTATTTGTCGCCGCGCACCCGGGTGGCCTATTTCTTTGAACCCTACGCGGCACCCTTGGAGGAGGCGGCGTGA